In Mercurialis annua linkage group LG6, ddMerAnnu1.2, whole genome shotgun sequence, the following are encoded in one genomic region:
- the LOC126687111 gene encoding probably inactive leucine-rich repeat receptor-like protein kinase At3g28040 has protein sequence MSFLQFFLHFLVSSTFFSSCMANNEVPIQLNDDVLGLIVFKSHLNDPSSSLSSWSEDDDSPCSWKFLKCNPNGRVSHVLLDGVGLSGKLGKGLQKLQHLKVLSLSNNNFSGEISHDISLIPNLEKLNLSHNSLTGIIPFSFVNLSSSMKFLDLSDNLLSGPIPDNLFQNLFSLRFVSLSRNSFQGPLPSSLANCSSLNSINLSDNHFSELFSGIWSLSHLRTLDLSNNEFSESVPVGLSNLYNLKELHLHGNRFSGSLPVDIGLCVHLIRLDLSNNLFTGVIPDSVQFLRSLTYFNLSNNMFGGDFPQWIGKVSNLEYLDFSSNVLTGSLPLSISNLKSVSFINLCNNKLTGEIPATVVECSELSVIRLKGNNFNGSIPEGLFDLGLEEVDFSDNNLFGSIPPGSSQFYSSIQTLDLSRNSLTGNITAEMGLSSNLRYLNLSWNNLQSRIPQEVGYFQNLAVLDLRNSFVFGSIPGDICESGSLSILQLDGNSLVGPIPEEIGNCSTLYLLSLSHNSLSGPIPKSISKLNKLEILQLESNKLSGEIPLELGKLQNLLAVNISYNMLTGRLPSEGIFPSLDQSALQGNLGICSPLLKGPCKMNVPKPLVLDPFTYGNQIHHQPENESSESVKPHRRMLLSVSAIIAISASVFIVIGVVVISILNISVRKRLAFVDHALESLFSSSSRSGNLASTGKFVLFGTKSSSDDITNPESLLNKASEIGEGVFGTVYKVPLSGSQGSRIVAIKKLVTSNIIQNPEDFDREVRILGKAKHPNLVSLTGYYWTPQAQLLVSEFLPNGSLQAKLHGRLPSTPPLSWSERFKIVLGTAKGIAHLHHSFRPPIIHYNIKPNNILLDENNNPKISDFGLARLLTQLDKHAISSRFQSAYVAPELACRSLRVNEKCDVYGFGILILELVTGRRPIEYGEDNVVILNDHVRFLLEQGNALDCVDHSMGDYPEDEVLPVLKLALVCTSQIPSSRPSMAEVVQILQVIKTPVPQRMEIF, from the exons ATGTCTTTTCTTCAGTTCTTCTTACATTTTCTTGTCTCCTCTACTTTTTTCTCTTCATGCATGGCCAACAATGAAGTTCCCATCCAGCTCAACGACGACGTACTCGGCCTCATAGTCTTCAAGTCACATCTTAACGACCCATCTTCTTCCCTGAGCTCATGGAGTGAGGATGATGACTCCCCATGTTCTTGGAAGTTTCTAAAATGTAACCCTAATGGCAGAGTCTCTCATGTTTTACTTGATGGGGTAGGATTATCAGGAAAATTAGGTAAAGGGCTTCAAAAACTGCAGCATTTGAAGGTATTATCTCTGTCGAACAATAATTTTAGTGGCGAAATTAGTCATGATATTTCTTTAATTCCTAATCTTGAAAAACTTAATCTTAGTCATAACAGTTTGACAGGGATAATTCCGTTTTCGTTTGTTAATTTGAGTTCTTCCATGAAATTTCTTGATCTTTCTGATAATTTGCTGTCTGGTCCAATTCCTGATAATTTGTTTCAGAATTTGTTCTCTCTTCGTTTTGTTTCTCTCTCAAGAAACTCATTTCAAGGTCCATTACCAAGTTCATTAGCAAATTGCTCTTCTTTGAACAGTATTAATCTCTCTGATAATCATTTTTCAGAATTATTTAGTGGGATTTGGTCATTGAGTCACCTTAGAACTTTAGATCTTTCAAATAATGAGTTTTCAGAATCTGTTCCTGTTGGGTTATCCAATCTTTATAATTTGAAAGAGTTGCACCTCCATGGTAATAGATTTTCAGGGTCATTGCCTGTTGATATTGGATTATGTGTACATTTGATTAGATTGGATTTAAGTAATAATCTTTTCACTGGTGTAATTCCTGATTCTGTTCAGTTTTTAAGATCCTtgacatattttaatttgtcaAATAATATGTTTGGTGGTGATTTTCCTCAATGGATTGGTAAAGTTAGCAATCTGGAGTATTTGGATTTCTCTAGCAATGTTCTTACAGGAAGTTTACCATTGTCTATAAGTAATTTGAAGTCTGTAAGTTTTATCAATTTGTGTAATAACAAACTGACCGGTGAAATTCCGGCGACGGTGGTTGAATGTAGCGAGTTGTCTGTGATTCGTTTGAAAGGTAACAACTTTAATGGTAGTATACCAGAGGGTTTGTTTGATCTTGGATTAGAAGAAGTAGACTTTTCAGACAATAATTTGTTCGGGTCGATCCCACCAGGTTCGAGTCAGTTCTATAGTTCTATTCAGACACTTGATCTTTCAAGAAATAGTCTTACAGGAAATATTACAGCAGAAATGGGGCTTTCTTCAAATTTGAGATACTTGAACTTGTCATGGAATAATCTTCAATCAAGAATTCCCCAAGAGGTTGGATATTTCCAAAACTTAGCAGTTTTGGATCTGCGAAATAGTTTCGTATTTGGTTCGATCCCTGGGGACATATGCGAGTCTGGTAGCTTGAGCATTCTGCAATTGGATGGAAATTCTTTAGTTGGACCAATTCCTGAAGAGATTGGAAACTGCTCCACTCTTTACTTGCT GAGCCTGTCGCATAATAGTTTAAGCGGTCCGATTCCTAAGTCCATTTCGAAGCTAAACAAGCTCGAGATTCTTCAGTTGGAATCGAATAAACTCAGCGGAGAGATACCATTAGAGCTTGGGAAATTACAGAATCTGCTCGCGGTGAACATATCATACAACATGCTCACAGGAAGGCTTCCCTCTGAAGGTATTTTTCCAAGCTTGGATCAGAGTGCTCTGCAGGGAAATTTAGGGATTTGCTCGCCGTTGCTCAAAGGACCATGTAAAATGAATGTTCCAAAGCCATTAGTCCTTGATCctttcacctacggaaaccaaATCCATCATCAGCCTGAAAATGAATCGTCCGAGTCGGTAAAACCTCATCGCCGCATGCTCCTCAGTGTTTCTGCTATTATTGCAATTTCAGCATCTGTGTTCATTGTGATTGGCGTGGTTGTTATAAGTATTCTGAATATATCGGTAAGAAAGAGGCTTGCATTTGTCGATCATGCCTTGGAAAGCTTGTTCTCGAGCTCTTCAAGGTCCGGAAACCTGGCATCGACAGGGAAATTTGTCCTGTTTGGTACGAAATCATCCTCTGATGATATTACCAATCCTGAATCACTCCTTAACAAGGCCTCTGAGATAGGAGAAGGAGTATTCGGAACTGTTTACAAGGTTCCATTGAGTGGTTCACAAGGAAGCAGAATTGTAGCAATCAAAAAGCTTGTAACATCAAACATTATCCAAAATCCTGAAGACTTTGATCGAGAAGTTCGAATACTCGGAAAAGCAAAGCACCCAAATCTCGTATCACTTACAGGATATTACTGGACTCCTCAGGCTCAGCTATTAGTATCAGAATTTTTACCTAATGGAAGCCTACAAGCTAAACTCCACGGCAGGTTACCTTCCACACCACCGCTTTCTTGGTCTGAGAGATTTAAAATTGTGCTCGGAACAGCAAAGGGCATCGCTCATTTGCATCATTCTTTCCGGCCACCGATCATTCACTACAACATAAAACCAAACAACATCCTTCTCGACGAGAATAACAATCCAAAGATTTCAGATTTCGGACTCGCCAGACTCCTGACACAGCTCGACAAGCATGCGATAAGTAGTAGATTCCAAAGCGCTTATGTAGCGCCCGAACTAGCTTGCCGGAGCTTGAGGGTGAATGAGAAATGTGATGTATATGGTTTCGGAATTCTGATTCTTGAACTTGTGACAGGTAGAAGGCCAATCGAATATGGTGAAGACAATGTGGTAATATTAAATGATCATGTCAGGTTTTTACTTGAACAAGGAAATGCTTTGGATTGTGTTGATCATAGCATGGGAGATTATCCTGAGGATGAGGTCTTGCCAGTCCTGAAATTGGCTCTGGTGTGTACCTCTCAGATTCCATCTAGCAGGCCTTCCATGGCAGAAGTGGTGCAAATATTACAGGTTATTAAGACCCCAGTTCCACAGAGAATGGAGATTTTCTAG
- the LOC126687171 gene encoding uncharacterized WD repeat-containing protein C2A9.03-like — MIPLNVTDCQEIIPIEDSSFKYRMSQQLGEFNYIYEEGEIIGDEIDHYGGEGSIEMEEDDYELLTKVTDTSSAQARKGKDIQGIPWERLNVTRDKYRLTRLEQYKNYENIPFSSKVVDKECEQMEKGGNYYEFFLNTRLVKPTILHFQLRNLVWATSKHDVYLMSNYSVMHWSSLSSNLSEVINFSGHVAPSEKYAGSLLEGFTQTQISTLAVKDNFLVAGGFQGELTCKCLDKQGISFCARTTYDDNAITNAIEIYESLSGGVHFTASNNDGGIREYDMERFQLLNHFRFPWPVNHTSLSPNGRLIGVVGDHRDGLLVDAQNGKTVATIEGHLDFSFASAWHPDGHVFATGNQDKTCRVWDIRNLSTSVAVLKGNLGAVRSIRFSSDGQFMAVAEPADFVHVYSTKADYKMRQEIDFFGEISGVSISPDDESLYVGIWDRTYASLLQYNRKHTYGYLDSYL, encoded by the exons ATGATTCCGCTAAATGTTACAGATTGTCAAGAGATTATACCTATAGAGGATAGCAGTTTCAAATATAGGATGTCGCAGCAGTTGGGCGAATTCAATTATATATACGAAGAAGGAGAGATAATAGGCGATGAGATTGATCACTATGGTGGAGAGGGCAGTATTGAAATGGAGGAAGATGATTATGAATTG CTCACGAAGGTGACTGATACGTCCTCTGCGCAAGCTAGGAAGGGGAAAGACATTCAGGGTATACCGTGGGAAAGATTGAATGTAACTCGGGATAAGTATAGATTGACGAGGCTTGAACAGTATAAAAATTACGAGAACATTCCTTTTTCTAGTAAAGTTGTAGATAAG GAGTGTGAACAAATGGAGAAGGGCGGAAACTACTATGAATTTTTTCTGAACACTAGATTGGTTAAGCCTACAATTCTTCATTTTCAG CTAAGGAACTTGGTTTGGGCAACTTCAAAACATGATGTATATCTCATGTCTAATTATTCCGTCATGCACTGGTCATCGTTATCTTCCAATTTGTCCGAGGTCATCAATTTTTCAGGACATGTAGCTCCTTCTGAG AAATATGCAGGAAGTTTGTTAGAAGGATTCACCCAAACTCAAATTAGTACATTAGCAGTCAAAGATAATTTTCTTGTTGCAGGGGGTTTCCAAGGAGAGCTTACATGCAAA TGTTTGGATAAACAAGGCATTAGCTTTTGTGCGCGTACAACATATGATGATAATGCAATCACAAATGCTATTGAGATTTATGAAAGCTTGAG CGGTGGAGTTCATTTCACGGCATCCAATAACGATGGTGGGATAAGAGAATATGACATGGAGAGGTTTCAGCTTCTGAATCATTTCCGCTTCCCTTGGCCAGTGAAT CATACATCACTGAGCCCTAACGGTAGGTTAATAGGAGTTGTTGGTGATCACCGAGATGGATTGCTAGTTGATGCACAGAATGGAAAG ACTGTAGCCACAATCGAGGGTCACCTCGATTTCTCATTTGCATCTGCATGGCACCCAGATGGACATGTTTTTGCGACGGGTAATCAGGATAAAACTTGCAGAGTATGGGATATCAGAAACCTGTCTACATCCGTTGCAGTCCTAAAGGGAAACTTGGGTGCTGTGCGATCCATTCGCTTCTCATCTGACGGACAGTTCATGGCGGTGGCTGAACCTGCAGATTTTGTTCACGTGTACAGTACTAAAGCAGACTACAAGATGCGGCAAGAGATTGATTTCTTCGGTGAGATATCAGGAGTATCGATAAGCCCAGATGACGAGTCGTTATACGTAGGAATTTGGGACCGGACATATGCAAGTTTGCTTCAATATAACAGAAAGCATACATATGGATATCTTGATTCATACTTGTGA